The DNA segment ATCACCGCTTCGAACGTGACCATGATGTCAATCCTGTCGCCGGGCTTGACCAGCCCCATGATCGCCGCGTCAACCCCGAGCACCGCGCCGCGCTCGCCGGGCGGAACTTTTACGCTCAGGCCGGCTTCCGGGCTGAGCGACATCAGCGTTGACTGGGTCAGCTGGTTGCCGCGCGGAATACGCACGGTCGTCACCAGATTGGCGACCATCTTAATGTCGGAGGGAGTTCTTACCTCAAAAGCGTCCTGCTGCACGAAACGCCGCGGGATCGGAATCGCTTCCACCAGATCGTCCGTTATGACCGTGCGCGCCGGCAGATCCGTCCGCGCGACTATTATATTGGCGGTTTCGTAAGCCTTGTTCAAGGCGGTTTCCTTGCTGCTTAACGCAAGCCAGTAAATCATGGCGGCGACAAACGCCACCACAAGCGGCATCATCAGTCCCTTTTTTTCCATTTAACTCCTCCTAAAAAGCAATGCCCGTAGAAAATTCTTTCAGCAATAAAACCGATCCGGCGCCAAACCCGCACGGCACAGAAATCTTCCTAAATGAAAAACCATCAGACGCAGGTCCCGTTTTTGCACCAGACCGGGTATTCCACCGGCATCTTCAGCCTGGCGTCAAAATCCTTTGTCATGTGCCCGCAGTCGCCCAGCGCGTGGCAAGTCAGCGGAAAAAACAGTTTAAGCTTGAACTTCGCCTCAACCACCATATCCTGATACTCCACATCATTCTGCCCGTCCTGCTGCCCGTCCGGCTCGCAGATCGCGGTCACCTGCTGGAACTGGATTATCCCGTCCGCGCTTGTGCCGAACATCTGCCCGAACAACTGGTTAGCCTTGCCGGTTTTCTCATCACATCTTCTGCCGTTGCGGGCATCTTTGGGGCCCGCCGAAAGCGCGCAGATCCGGGCAACTTCATACATCGCATGGTTCACCAGCAGCATCTGATAGCACAGCATCCCCAATTCCATTATGAGGAATATTACCATCAGGAATACCGGCAGAACCAGCAGCAACTCAACCGTTGCCTGGCCTTTCGGACCCGGACCCCCGCGACACGCATTGCTGCGCATAACGCCAGACCGCCTTAGCACTTTCGGCCCGGAACTAATTGGTGCTCAGCGTACCGATCGCGCCGGTAATTTTGGTCATTACCTCATTTGCGGCGGCCGGCAACTTGTTCTTAAGCGCGATGCCGACTACCAGCGCAACACCGACGATAGCCGCCAGAATCAGCAAATACTCGACCGTATTCTGACCGCGTTTTCCTTTGATTAACGATTTAAGCTTTTTCATAAGTCACTTCCTCCGTAGCCTGCATATCTTCCTTATAGTCTTGCTATATATACATACTACGCCGGTTTGCGCCGCTACACCGGCTCCGAATACTGCCGTACAATCAATCTGGCACCAGCCGGAAATACCGAATTCTTCAGGCCGCTGCCGACAATTCTGTAAATAAGCGCAAAAATCACTACAAGCGTCACCATGGCTAATAGATATTCTACGATAGCCTGGCCTTTTCTGCCTACTGCGAATCTTCTAAAAAATCTAATCATATTACATTAGAACACAAACCTTAACCCCAACTGGTTCACCGTACCCAGCGCCCCGAACGGAGTGAACGCATAATCAATCCCCACGCCGTAGCCAAGCAGCTGGCTGGTATAAACACCTACACCGAACGACAGTTTCGAAGTTTTCGACAGGTTAAACCGATCCAGAAAACTGCTGTCGTAATTCTTGCCGTGGTCATCCGAGTCATAATAGCCGAAGCGAAAACTCAGCCGGCCGACTTCGGTAGTTTCTTCCGGGATCAGTATTTCGACACCCAGCCCCGGCCGCACACGGTTGTCGGACGGGTTTTCCAGCTCGCCGGAAACCGTCAGATAAGAACCCAGGCTCAAAGCCGCGCCGACGCGGGAAACCTGCACGACCTCGTCCTTATTGCCCATATTCATCATCGCGCCGCCCAAGTGCAGCAGATTGCCGAAATGCAGCTGCGCGCCGACATCAAAAACCATATTGGCGTATTCGGTGCCGGCATTATCCTCCGACACGCGCTTTAAGGACGCGCCCACCGAAAAAGATTCCACGAAAAACGACCGCGCCAGCGTCAGCGTAATGAAATCATTGCGGACGGTAACCTCATCGTTCGGCTGGGGGATATTGTTCACGTCGCGCGCGTCGAACCCGTCCACCGTCATATATGCGGCGTTGACCCCGATCACCGTCTGCCCGACAGGGTGCACATAGCCGAAATAATAGCCGCCATAATCCTGCACCCATTTAAGGTATGTGAAATACATTTCCCGCTGCTTGGTCATCCCCACGCCCGCGGGGTTCCACACCAGCGCGTCCGGCCCTTCGGCCAGCGCCGCATATGCGTGGCCAAGAGCCTGAGCCTTCGGCGACCCGATCCCCAGTTTCATAAACGAACCCGCCTGCGTGCCGGCGCTGCTGCTTATCGCAAACACCGCTTGAGCCGGATACAGGCCCGCGCCTATTATAAGGATTGCAGCTGTCTTTAAAATGGATCTTTTCATTATGGCACCAGTATTTTCTTCACAGTCTGGCATACCTGCCTGTTGCCCTGTGCGCTCTTGAGTTCCATCACCGCAAAATACACGCCGCGCGCCACTGTCCTGCCGCTTGAATTCTCGCGCCTCCACACGGCTTCCAGATTGGGATAATTGGAACCCGGCACCTGATAACCCCAGTCATATTCGTAAATCAGATCGCCCGGCAGATTATATATCTTGTACGAAAAGTATCCCGGCGTAGGAACTTTCGTTATTCTGAAAGTGCCTGAGCTTTGCCGCAGCGGATTAGGATAAAAACTGGTCGTGTTGGCGAATGAAGTGCAGGGATCGGGATCCTCGCCTTCCGAAACCGCGATCACGTTCGGCGTGATATATGCGTTGAGGTCGGCCAGCGCCGATTTGTTGCTGATTTCGCCGGTGACGGAATCTATAAGCGCGGTGTCGGTGGAAGACACTATGCGGAATACATACAGTCCGTCGGGAACGGGGGTGAGCGTGCGGTCCGTACCGTCCCATAATTCAGTTATGGAAGTAAAGGGCGGACGCACTCCAACCACCGCTTTGACCAGCGATTTCGCCAGCACCGGGCTCGGATTGCCGTTATAGTCCAGCGTGGTGCCGGGCTTGAAAATCTGAACCGCGACTTTCATGGGAACCGATATCTGGTAACTGACGATGCCGTACCCCTGCGCCTCGCTGATGTCGCTTATTGCCAGATCGTATATCTTGAACGGATCCATATCTATCGTTTCATACCAGGTGGTGGGAGTCTGCAAAGACGGATCCGGATAATTGTACGCAATCAGCTGGATCGTGTAGGCGTCGGCGTACAGATAATTGCCGTAATCGTCGCGCCCGTCCCAATAGACGGTATTGACTATGTCCGGCGAATAAACCGCGCCGGACTGGATATTGCGGCACACGTTGTTTTTGTAAACCGGAGCCTGGCACAGCGTGGGATTGATCGCCTGAATAGTCACCGAAGCAAGACGCGGAACCGTGAAATTTATCTCGTAAGGCGGCAAAGTCACCGTTTCGCTGGAAGACGCCATTGAGGGAATCGTGGGGATTATTTCAACGGCGTTAAAGTAAACCGGCCCGCGCGAAACGGTAAGCGTGCCCACGATGCGATCCGTCGGATATATCAGCGACTCAACCTGCCCAGTCGAATAGTTTTTCATCGTGGAGGAGCTGTAGCCGACAATCGTGTAGACATATTCTCCGTCGGCCGCCATGGTATCGTTGTAAATGCCGTCCCATGACACCACGGTCTGCACCCGGCCGGGCCGCACCCCGGTAAACGTGATTATCGGGCTGGAACTCACCGCAGGCGGCCACACACTGGTGCCGATTACCGTGCCCGGCTCGTAGATGGACACGGTCACATACATGCTCTGCGACGGCGAATACGCGATCTGCGCGTAATCGCTGGAGCCGTTGGGCAGGGATGTCACGGCCACATCCGTTATTCGGAACAGGTCCACCGCAAACATCGTCATCTTGCGCGTGACGCGCGACGGAAACAGGTGATCCTGCGCCGACACTTCCATCATATACACCCCGGACGACACATAATAGCCGTTGTCGTCACGCCCGTCCCAGACTTCGGTATTGGTGCCCTCGGAAGAGGCCGCCCGCGCTTCGCTGCTGATGATCGTGCGGACCTGGGTGTTGCCGTCGGCCGTCATTACCCGCACGGAAACCAGCGCGGAGCGCGACAGCAGATAGGTGATGAAAAACGGATTCAAGCCGCTGACCGTGGGACTGGAACCGATCGAGGTGTTGTCAACCGACGGGCCGGTGATGCCCACATAGCCTCTGGAAATAGTGATGACCCGCTGGTAAAATTTCTGGGTATACACTTTCCCGCCGGACCCGTCCGGTATCTCCGCCCATTGCACGACAAGATAATTGCCGTCGTCAACGGCGTTGCCTGCGTCGTCACGCCCGTCCCAGTAGGTATATGAATAGGTTCTTCCGGTCTGCACTTCGGAAAAACTGCGGATCGGAGAGGCCGCGGTTCCTGAAGCGACCAGAACGGTGGGCCCGCCGGTGCCGGTGTTGTTTACGTTGGTAAGCTGGCAGTCGGGGTTATAAATCCTCGTATAAACCGTGGCGGATTCGGTGAGCACGTATTTGATGTATGCCTGTGAAGTGGAAAGCGATTCCAGCGCAGAAACCGCAAAATCCGTCATCTGCAGGGGATCAATGGAAATCTGGCGGTGGGCGCGATACGCGTCGTCCCGGCCCCATTCGTCGTTGGCGTGCGCGTCTATCTGCAGGATGTAGTTGCCCGCCGGGAGCAGCTTGCCTTCGTAATCGCGGCCGTCCCACGCGTCGCCGTTCTGAAGCGTGCCGTCGGGCGTGCCCTCGCCGATTTTCGCCTGTTCGTAAGCGACAACGCGCTTGAGCGTCATCGTGCCCGACTCGGACGGTTCAAAAACGCCGATATTGACATACCCGTCCTTGCTCAGCCGGTAGACTATGTTATATGGCGCGGCTGCGACGGGCGTGGTGGAACCTACAACCGTCGGGGTCGTCTGCACGCAGTGGATGTCCATCACGTCAACCTGAATCGGAATCTGATCCTTGCCGGGATACGCGCTCGTCTGCTCGATCGCGATATTGGCGTCGTCCGTGACATAGTTGGTTTTAACCGTGGCGCGAAAACCGTAAAGCCCGTTAGTGCGGCCGAACTCGCCGTCAATGTTATAACTGGCGTCCCACGAAGTGCAGTAAGTCCCTATTGGATGGTCGGAAGAACTGGAGGGACAGACGCCAATGTCATAATTGAAATAGGTCCGCAATGACGGCGCGGAACCGCTGTCGAGCGGATTTATTCCGTCGGCGTACTTGAATACCTCGAAATACATTTCGTCAATGCCGAACTCCAGCTCGCTGGTGCATTTGATGGACGCGCACAGAGTCAAACAAGAGCCGGGATAATCTCTGTGCGCCACTGCGGTTTCATAGACCGAGT comes from the Elusimicrobiaceae bacterium genome and includes:
- the cpaB gene encoding Flp pilus assembly protein CpaB; translated protein: MEKKGLMMPLVVAFVAAMIYWLALSSKETALNKAYETANIIVARTDLPARTVITDDLVEAIPIPRRFVQQDAFEVRTPSDIKMVANLVTTVRIPRGNQLTQSTLMSLSPEAGLSVKVPPGERGAVLGVDAAIMGLVKPGDRIDIMVTFEAVMLDGRKEKVTATILQNILVLGVGGNLGQGMSERTAEAKKKAEKSAQAFSDKSVLSLSLSPIEAQFLALSEKQGDVSIVVRGMGDMEKHPMEMASFRKLFRQN
- a CDS encoding pilus assembly protein produces the protein MRSNACRGGPGPKGQATVELLLVLPVFLMVIFLIMELGMLCYQMLLVNHAMYEVARICALSAGPKDARNGRRCDEKTGKANQLFGQMFGTSADGIIQFQQVTAICEPDGQQDGQNDVEYQDMVVEAKFKLKLFFPLTCHALGDCGHMTKDFDARLKMPVEYPVWCKNGTCV
- a CDS encoding class III signal peptide-containing protein, producing the protein MKKLKSLIKGKRGQNTVEYLLILAAIVGVALVVGIALKNKLPAAANEVMTKITGAIGTLSTN